The genome window CTATGCCGTACAACAGACTATTTCTTGCACAAGGAATTTGACCGATATTCTCCAGATCTTGCTTAGGATTTATTCTCTAAACATCAGGATGTTCAGCTGTCCAGCGTCTCTCTTATAATATTGGGTGCTAAAAGTTGACGTACGCTCACTGCAGCCTTGAAGTCCCGAAATTTATCTCCACTTAGAGTCTCATCCGGTTTCAAAGGCTCAGGATCGGGGGTAATCTGACTGCTGCCTGAAGGAATATTGAGGGGGGGTCTAGGGGGGGGTAATTGACTCATGGTTGTAAGATAGAAGCCTAGAGAAGATGACCGTATAGAGTTTTGAACTTCGTAGGAGATACTGCAAATATGTAGTGCCAAATGCACATCTTCGCTCGCTCCGTCTGTCGTCGGTGTACTTCGCGCTGACTTTTCCGTGCAGCAAGCGGTTATTTGACGGTCACGTGATGAACTACGAACGACAAAAGTTCGGATGTCAAGAAGCTGAGGCACGGAGAGGTCTACATGATATCTGTCCGTTGTGGATCGTAGAGAAGTTCACAAACATAATTACCGATAATTCATACCTTCCAAATAGCATAACATTCCAAGATGTTCAGATCATCCTTACCTCAACGGACCAATCGTGATTCCGCTTCAGAAGCCCGGCCCTCGACTGCAACACCAATATCGGCAGACACAGATGCTGTCACCATTGAAAAGATCACTAACACAACTCAGGAAGCTACATTACCCTCAAATGGCTCATCCGAAGGAGAATCATTAATATcgaggatgatggcagATAAGTGAGTGTCATTGAGCCAAAATCGGTTTCCACTCTAACGCCCAGCGACAGTCCTTACTTCTCAGCAGGTGCTGGACTTATGGTAAGCTCGAAATGGGATGTGATGCGGACTGCCACTAATTTTGATCGGGCACAAAGGGCATTGGCGTAGCCTTGACAGCATTGCGCCGTTCTATAACACTCGGAGCTACCATGGCTCAACGAAGGATGCTGGTGACTCTTGAAATCCCTTCCAAAGATCGGTCCTACCCGTGGTTCCTCGAGTGGATGGCCCATCAGTCAGCGGCCCAGACTAGAGGAAATGCTAAACCACCCGGTCTGTTTGGGTGGGGCCAAGGCATGAGAAGTCATGAGTTAGCTGTGGAAACGAGTTACAAGCAACACGAAAATGGGGCCAGCGAAGCCATTTTCAATTTAGTGCCGGGGCCGGGTACACATTACTTCAAATATGGAGGCGCCTGGTTTCAAGTATGTAACATCCACTGATGGGTAGAAAATATTTTATTACTGACATGTACATACACCAGGTAAAACGCGAGCGGGATTCTAAACTCATGGATCTGCACTCTGGCACGCCTTGGGAGACACTGACCCTGACAACACTCTCAACTTCGCGAgacctcttttcatctttgctTGAGGAGGCGCGAACCCTTGCAGAAGCTTCGACTGAGGGCAAAACCGTTGTTTATACTGCGTGGGGTGTCGAGTGGCGTCCATTCGGCAaaccaaggagaagaagggaaatggGCAGTGTAGTCTTGGGTAAAGGAATTGCCGAAGAGATCGAATCCGATCTGAAGGGCTTTTTGGGTCGAGGGAAATGGTACgctgaaagaggtgagCTTATCTGGCTCCTGATAATTTTCCCCCTAATCGCTTTTCTAGGTATCCCATATCGAAGAGGATACCTTCTGCATGGACCTCCAGGATCTGGTAAAACGTCGTTCATCCAGGCTCTTGCAGGGTCACTGAACTACAATATTTGTCTCATGAACCTTAGCGAAAGGGGTCTTACGGACGATAAGCTTAATCATTTGCTGGGTCTGGTACCTGAGCGGAGTTTTGTGCTGCTAGAGGATATTGATTCGGCCTTTAACAGACGCGTACAAACGAGCGAAGATGGGTGAGTGGGTTACGAATCATGCGTCGCAATGGTATCTTACGGCTTTCAAGCTATAAATCATCTGTCACCTTCTCCGGTCTATTGAACGCTCTTGACGGTGTTGCATCGTCGGAAGAGCGAATCATCTTTATGACTACCAACCATTACGATCGCCTTGACCCGGCACTTATTCGACCGGGTCGAGTTGATATTCAACAACTTCTGGATGATGCTGCTGGTGAACAAGCCAAACGGCTGTTTGTCAAGTTCTATGGCAATTCTGTCAATGAGGACGGCACAAAGGGCAGAGTgttgagggaaggagaactACCGttggatgacgaggaagtAGAATCGTTGGGTAACGCGGTGCAACGCattgtggaagatgagcgGGCTCATGGGAAGGTTATTAGCATGGCTAGTCTGCAAGGACATTTTATCCGCACCGGAGCGAGAGAAAGCCTGGATGGGATCCGTGAGCTGTGTAAGCCTAGGGAAGGGCAAGCATGAACAAGTATCTATTGATGCATCAACACTACTGCATGATAAACAATTGTACTCAGGTGATTAAGTATTACATAATTCGCATGCAGTCTGACGAGGATGTGAGTGATCAACATCGATGAACTCTCAATCACCCATATGAAAACGCAGCAGGCGCCCAGCTCCTGCcgtccttcctctgctcttcaGTTGCCTTTGAATTCTTGAAGAGATCTGTATTCAAACATGGTTGCATCTTGTTTACACTTTTGTGCTGACCTAGCATAACAAATATGATCGTTCAGTACCGATAACGATGGACTAGAGTCTATCCAGAGGTCGAAGCATGACGCACAGGACCTTAATTATGAACTAGAGAATGACAATAGTTATCCGTGAGACGGAACCGGGTAATGCACTTATGTATATACACTCAGTAGATCATCGTGACGGTGATGTACTTTGTACCGTGGATAGGGACAGATATGTGATGTTAGCTAGCTTAAAAAATTGTTTTATGACACTCTGTGAGGCAGATGTCTAAATATGCTCCCCTAGTCTGTGTGCTTAACCGTTGCTCCCACCGAAATGTTatcatcctcccattccAATCCCTCTCGAAGATTTCGCACCAGTGACTTGCGTGAACCTCCGAGACGAGTACAAGCTCTCTGTCAAGGGTCATGCCTTGGGATTTGTGGATGGTGAGGGCAAAGGCTAGCTGGTTGAAGAAGTATTTGATTGCGACTGCATGCAACTTTCTGGGAATTCCACCTATTACTACTTGCCGGGATGATTAGATACACAGACACGCCCTATTCATTTGTGCCAGAGTGAACCGGATCGATATAGCCTGAGGCCACTTATACGGGTGAAGACATGTCCAAACATGGTTGTGCGGCATCATCCCAGAGGATCCTGCGGACTTATCCTGTTGACCCATTGGCCCATTGGGGGGATTTTGTTGGACTTGAAGATTTCTAGTAAGCGAGACTTTCGCGCCTTCCATCAAGGAGGTGACGTTTATCAGGGGAGTCAGCGGCGTCAAGGCGATTAGAGGAAAGTGCATTGGGAGGCTCGAGACTGTTGTCGTCCCGTCGACAACGACGACGGACTGGCACGATCAGAGGTATAAGGGTGGTCATCGGCACTATCGGCCGAAATTGTAACAAGTTTGTTCATTTGCTGTCTAGTGGTTATAGGCATTGCCAGTAGTGGTTATTGAAAGCATAATAAATAGGGAGAGAGTCAAGGGAGGATCAGGGAGAATGGCCGACGGATGTGACAGACGTACGGACTCGACGCGTTTTTATGGACCAAACTCCGCGAGCGATAATGATGGTCCGGTCCACGATCATGCTCGTTGAGTGACTGCTGTCCGCTTAGTCTTGGGGCACTTCGATTACTCGGTCGCTCGTCGTGACCCGAATTCGAGATGACGATAAATACGTACGACCGATAAGTGGTGTTGTATTATTAGTTGAGATTTTTTCTCGCCGTTATCGCTATTACCGCAAACACTGTACAGATACTGTACATAACGGCTCAACGACTGACAGAATTCATTAAACCTCCTCTTACTTGTGTTCTCAAATAGCTATGCCGCAATCACGGGCTCGAAAAGCTCTCATCGTTGGCGCCGGTCCTGTCGGTGCACTGACAGCGCTGAGCCTCCATCGTCGGGGCTGGGAAGTAGAGGTCTGGGAGTCTCGCGATGGTCGGTCTCCTATCTATTGCCCATTAGACGATATTAAAATGGAAGCTAATGGTAACCATAGATCCTCGATGTCAAGACGCCGCTCCGAGTAACCTCCGTTCTATCAACCTCGCCATATCGTCGCGAGGTCTCGAAGCACTGCGAAGTGTTGACCCCTCAATTGCCGAGAACTTTCTAGAGGAAGCGATACCGATGAAGGGACGAATGATCCATCACACGGACGGGAGGCAGGAGAGCCAACTTTACGATCCAATCGGTGGCCAGGTCTGTTGCTGACGATGATCCTGGAAGCATTGGCTGATAAATAAATAGTCTATCAACTCCATCAGTCGCCCGATCCTCAATCAGCGACTGGTTCAATCACTTCCCCAAGAAATCAAACTTAGATTCAACACCAAGCTCAACCGCATTGATTTTAAGAACCGCGTTGCTTATGCGTCTCATAAACAAGCGAATGTTATGCCGGGTGAAGAAAATGTGGAAGATAAGAAGCAGAACAcagagaatgaagatgggacAGCGTTTGATTTGGTCATTGGATGTGATGGCAGCTGGTCCAAGGTCAGAAATGCAATGATGCGCGTTGAACGGTTGGTATACAAGTTATCGTATCCTCATACTATAGGAAAGACTAACAACGTTCAGGATTGACTTTTCACAAAGCTTTATTCCTCATGCCTACATTGAACTCCATATGCCTTCCAATCCAGCTTTCCAGGGTGGCTACGCTATGAACAAAAACCATCTGCACATTTGGCCTCGCCATGCTTTCATGCTTATCGGTCTTCCCAACAAGGTAAGCGTTTTTCTCTTGCGCTAGCATTCATCAACTCATTCCATTTGTTTAGGATGGCTCGTTTACCCTGACTTTAttcattcccttttcttctcttgagTTGCTCACAACACGTGAATCTGCTGCGGCCTTTTTCAAAGAAAATTTCCCTTCTGCCGTGGAGATTGTAGGTGAAAAAGTGCTTCTTGATGATTTTGAAAAAAATCCAAGAGGCAACCTGGTTACTATCAACGCACGTGTCATCTTATTTGATGTATATAGGAACAAGGTGGACTGACAGATGAAATCTTGCAGTGTACACCCTCCGCATGGTCATCTCACGCCATTCTTCTGGGCGATGCATCTCACAGCATGGTACCGTACGTAAACGTTCTCGCTCTCTCTCACTCGGATTTCGGCCCTGCTGATCGGCATGTTATGTTAGTTTTTATGGACAAGGTCTCAACTGCGGCCTTGAAGACGTTCGCGTGCTCAACTCTATCCTTGAGCGACACCACATCTCGCCTACAACAACACGCGCGCTTGGTGAGACGGATCCTGAGCTGGAATTGGCTCTAAAGGCCTATTCTGATGAAAGGCAAGGAGACTTGAAGGCCATTTGCGAATTGGCTTTGCAAAACTAGTATGTCATCTTTAAaagttttctttttggggGGAATGCGCTAAAAGGAATGGCTGGCGTTTTAGCACTGAAATGCGCTCACATGTGctttctccacttcatcatctccgtCGTCAGGTTGACAAGATCATGACCACCTTGTTCCGATCTACGCCTCAAGCCACCTTGTCGCTGACGGACCCTTTCCCTACCAAAAGGGTGCGAGGATGGACGAGTCTTTATGAGATGGTGACCTTTAGGCCGGATGTAGGTTATTCAGAGGcattgaggaaggagaggtggCAGAAGGATGTCGTGGGTTATACGGGGTGGATCGGAAGCGTGATAGGTATTAGTGCAGCAGGCGTCTTTGCAGTAACAATGGCTAAAAAGtggttggaaagaagatagTCTGACAGCCAGCCATTTTTCAAACGGTATATGCCAATGCATTTTATTGCAGATTTTGATATTTATTCCTTTGTCGAAGACAACCAATCATACCCCCTCGATGTCTTCTAGACTAACCTCTTTGGCCCAGCCTTGACAGCCTGCTCCCACTCATTACCCCTTTCACCGCCGTGGTTCACGCCGAAATTGGGTTTCGTTTCCTCCAATACAACAATTGGTGCAAGATCAACTTCCGACACGGGCTCAGCAATCAATGCCTCCCCTATGGATGCCGCACCGCCCTCAATCACAAACCCGCTTTGCGATGAAGGTGGGGGGACCGCAGCCTCCACCGACGCAGGAGGAGGTCCTTGTTCAAGAGTGGGAGCGGATGCTGAAGAACCCTGGAGCAATGAAGGCGCAGTCGTATGATCGACCGCtaccgccgccgccgccgccgccgatCCACTTGCAGCACTCGGTTCgcccttttctttcacaATACCCAACACCctctcagcttcttcaatgAGCTTGGCTGTTTCCTTCTCGTCACTGGTAGTGGACGACTGCCGCAAAAGTTCTGCCAGACCCTTGGCCTCTTCAACGAGCGCTTGACTTTCTTGTTTGAGACGGTTTTCGTCCCACCCCATCGGTTGGCCTGATGATGCCCAGTCGCTGCCTACCTGATTTTTCCATGATTCACCGTTGAGACGTAGACGTTCGGAAATCTCGTCCTTGATCAAACGAGGGGTACCGACACCTCGGAAACCGAAAGAAGTGTAGATTTGGACGATGGAGGCACCGGCGTTGGCCATGGCGAGAGCGTCAGAGCCTGAGGAGATACCGCCACAGCCGATGATAGGGATGGTGGGAGGGAGAAGCGGGCGGAGAGTCTTGAGGGCGTTCAGGGCgtaagggaagaggggttTGCCAGAGAGGCCGCCAACCTGGTCTTGGTTGTCTGTGATATCCATcagccaaaaaaaaaaaaggtcaaaaggcaaagaagccGAAAGTAAACGTACTGGAAACAAGATTGAGTTCTTTTCTTCGGATAGTCGTGTTGCTGACAATGACGCCTTCAACACCACTACTCCTCACCGCACTGGCTACATCTGCCAGCTCGTCCTCGCTCAAGTCTGAAGCAACTTTGACTGCAATTTTGGGCAGTCCAGTCCCCTGTGCAATCCTGTTCCTTTCTTCAACGACATCGTTCAACAGCCGCTCGAGCTGCTGCTTGCCCTGGAGAGCTCGTAAGCCTGGAGTGTTGGGGCTGGAAACGTTGATGACAACCACGTCCGCATAAGGTCCGAGCGTCCGGACGCCTCGAATGTAGTCGTC of Cryptococcus tetragattii IND107 chromosome 3, whole genome shotgun sequence contains these proteins:
- a CDS encoding dihydroorotate dehydrogenase (fumarate), producing the protein MPRPLPLPSLRAALPRPHSPLLLRRVASTAPPPPRRHYLSTTLLLGGGVLFLAYYYDSKSLLHEHVAMPLIRLIADAEEGHKLAVRVLAWDKWARPRDMGVDGDELQAELFGMTLKNPVGIAAGFDKDAEAIDGLFDLGFGYVEVGSVTPEPQPGNPKPRFFRLEEDDACINRYGFNSLGHGHALARLRLRLAKFAQDHPSLFPSPLPATILPPAGLPRSLRPGQVLAVNLGKNKASDADSNDDYIRGVRTLGPYADVVVINVSSPNTPGLRALQGKQQLERLLNDVVEERNRIAQGTGLPKIAVKVASDLSEDELADVASAVRSSGVEGVIVSNTTIRRKELNLVSNNQDQVGGLSGKPLFPYALNALKTLRPLLPPTIPIIGCGGISSGSDALAMANAGASIVQIYTSFGFRGVGTPRLIKDEISERLRLNGESWKNQVGSDWASSGQPMGWDENRLKQESQALVEEAKGLAELLRQSSTTSDEKETAKLIEEAERVLGIVKEKGEPSAASGSAAAAAAVAVDHTTAPSLLQGSSASAPTLEQGPPPASVEAAVPPPSSQSGFVIEGGAASIGEALIAEPVSEVDLAPIVVLEETKPNFGVNHGGERGNEWEQAVKAGPKRLV
- a CDS encoding kynurenine 3-monooxygenase, with the protein product MPQSRARKALIVGAGPVGALTALSLHRRGWEVEVWESRDDPRCQDAAPSNLRSINLAISSRGLEALRSVDPSIAENFLEEAIPMKGRMIHHTDGRQESQLYDPIGGQSINSISRPILNQRLVQSLPQEIKLRFNTKLNRIDFKNRVAYASHKQANVMPGEENVEDKKQNTENEDGTAFDLVIGCDGSWSKVRNAMMRVERIDFSQSFIPHAYIELHMPSNPAFQGGYAMNKNHLHIWPRHAFMLIGLPNKDGSFTLTLFIPFSSLELLTTRESAAAFFKENFPSAVEIVGEKVLLDDFEKNPRGNLVTINCTPSAWSSHAILLGDASHSMVPFYGQGLNCGLEDVRVLNSILERHHISPTTTRALGETDPELELALKAYSDERQGDLKAICELALQNYTEMRSHVLSPLHHLRRQVDKIMTTLFRSTPQATLSLTDPFPTKRVRGWTSLYEMVTFRPDVGYSEALRKERWQKDVVGYTGWIGSVIGISAAGVFAVTMAKKWLERR